CAAAGTTCGGGGTTATGTTATAATAATAAAGTGAAAAAAAGAACAAAACTCTTTTTGGGCGTCCTAATCCTTGCCGCCTTAGCGGCGTGGGTTGTTTGTCACTCCTCCCCGCGGTTTATCTTAAACCCCAGCGGGAGAACCCCTCTCTCGGGCGTATACAAGCTGCCTTTTACCAACCAGTCGCCCCTTACCGTTACCGTTGCCGGACAACGGAACGATGCAGACATTACCCACACTTTCCCCGCCGGCTATGGCAGGGCATTTCCGATACACGGCCTATACCCGCAGGCGCAAAATAAAATTACGGTTCGCTACCAAGGAAAGACGCAAGAATTTACCGTCCCCCTTCCGGAAATACGGGTAAACGGCGGTTTTGTTCCGCCCGCACAAGTGGTTACTATTGAAAAAGACCCTTCTCAGAAAAAGACGGACGACATTTATTTTATCAGCGCCAGCATCGGCGAGAAACACCCCAATTTAAGTTGGGTAATCCTGGGATACAGCCGCAACGGCAACCTGCGCTATTTGAATATAGACGACAAACCCCGCTTAAACGAACTTCAGCGCATCGTGCCCGAAGGAAAAGAAATGATGTTAATAACCGATATCGGCTCCGAAACGCTGCTGGGGCAAAGGCGTTTGGATTTAAGCGGTAAAAACAAAATCGGGCACCACGACCGTGTTAAAAAGGGAGACCATTTTATTTCCTTGGCCAATTCCAAGTGGGGCGTAGAAGACCGCGTCTTGGAACTGGACGCAAAAGGCCATATCGTGCGGGACTTATCCGCCGGAGAACTGGTACGCAAAGCTGTCGGGGCCAATCCGTCCCCCGCCGAACGGGAAATGTTAAACCGCGTCGTCTTTGATGAGCATAATATCTACATCACGAAAAAAAACACCCCGCAGGCCATAGACTGGGCGCATATCAATTCCATCGTATATGACGAAAAAACCGATATGCTGTACTGTTCTTTCCGCAATTTAGGCGTTCTGGCGGTTAAATATACGCCGTGGGAGCTGGTGTGGTGGATGGTAACGGACAAACTGGATTTTCTCCCCCCAGACGACCCCACCGCCAAGCACCGCCGTTTTTTGGATGCGCTTGCTTCTTTGCAAGCGTACCGCGTACGCGGCGACGGGCTGACGGACGGCCCCAAACACCACCACGCCCTTTTTCTGTGGCCGGACGGCACGCTGGGCCTGTTTGATAACCGCGGTTATGCGGGTAACAAAAGCCGTTACGTGGAGTACAAAATTTCGGGCGGACACGGAAAATGGACGGCTAAAAAAACGTATGAGTATTTTGATCCTACGCTTACAAATAATGATTACACGTCGGACATAGACGTCCTGCCAAACGGCAATTTGCTTATTTTGTACGGGATGGAACAAGTGGTTGTGGAAGTAGACAAAAACACGAAAGAAAAGCGCTACCAGCTTAATTTCGCCCTGCCTACCGAAATGATATACCGCGTAGACAAGATGCCCTTCTATCCTACCCCGGGGCGAGAATATCCCAAGGAACATAAATTTTAGCTTAGCCGCCCCCGGCGGTTAACTGAGCGCCCGCCCGCGGCATCACATTCCCGCCGCCGCTTCAACCGGCTAAGCGCGAGGAACTACTCATCTATTTTTTGTACGCGGCAAATGGCCAAATCTTTGGAATAAACGGTAAAATTGGTAACGAAGCGTTGGCAATCTTCCCGTTTCCCTTTAAGCCCAAAGCGGGCCAAAGTGGCCGGATTGACAATCATCGGCCAGTCCACAGAAACAATATAGATGGGGCCTTGGTGGCGGGCAATTTTGTCCCGCTGCAGCTCTTCAAAACGAAAACGGTAATACTGCGCCGAGATATTATTGCGCTGGGCAGCCTGCCGGCGGAACTGTTCCGGGTATTCTTCCGGCTTGGAGAGAAATCCGCCCATATAGACGGCCTTCGGGTTTAAAAGCGGGGCCAAATATGAAGAGGGCAAATGCATGAAAAACACCAGGCTGTTGTCTTCAATTTTGGGCTTCTTGTCAAAAATGACCGCTTGCTCCAAAAACATTTCGTGGTGCCAGTCCGGCGCTTGATAGCCCCACATGCTGATTCCGACACAAAGCAAGGCCGCATATCCCCCCCACCGCGTTTTATGTATTGCGGCGCACACTCCCACCACTACCAACCCGCACAAAGCCTCCAAAACCGCCGCATAGCGCAAAATGGAAAACTGCACCAACCACACCACATACCCGACCCCGCTGTAGACCGCCACCGAAACAGCCGCTTCTTTTTTTACACCGCCCAATTTATTTTTAGCAATCAGTATCCCCCACCCCGCCAAGGCCGCCAAAAACAGCGCCAAGCGGCTGTCCTGCACGGGCGCCTCCGAAACATACGTCCCGGGGGCAAACGCCCAAAAGAAGGGATAAAACAACCATTGCGCCCACGTGGTCGGGAAGAAACGCGTTTCGGTTACGTTAACATTGTCAAAATAAGGAGAATGAAACACGGTGTTGTAATACGGGAATACCGGATTGCCGTACAACGTAAAATTCTGCCACATAAAGTAGCCGTTTGTCAGCAAAAATCCAAGAATGCCGCACAGAGCGTATAGCATGAAAACCTTCCCGGGTTTTTTAAAGCGTGTCAGATAGACCAACAGCACCGCCGTAAGCGCCACACAGCAAGAGGCCCCCGTCAGTTTAAGCCCGGCCGTGGCTCCGCTCAGCAGGGCGGCCATGTATACGCCATACGTTTTTTGGGGCTGTTGCACCGCCCGCAAGAGAAGCCAAAACGCCAAAATATGAAAAACCGCCAACGGAATTTCGTTGGTGCTGGTGCCGACTTGAGACATAATCCCCGCCGCACTGCACCCTATAAAAGCGGCCACGGCCGCATACGTTTTGGGATATTGCGTGCGGCTGAAAACATCGCGCGCCAGCCGATACACCAGCCAAATCAATACCCCGTAGGGAAGGCCCATAAAAAAGCCGATCCACTTGGGAGAATTAAAAAACGCAGAAAAAAGCCCGTACAAATATACATCCGGAAGCGGATTTAAAGCCGAGTGGACGCCGGCGGCAAACACGTCCTGCCCTATTTTGCCGTTAAGGAGGGCATAGGGATTATACAGGTGATAGTTTAACAAATCAAAATTTACATCTATGCCCAGCCACACGCTGTAGAGCCCGCCTAGCAGCATCAGCAGCAGCAAAAGCAAAACAGAAGGAAGATGCAAAGAAAGATATTTTTTCACGGTTTTATCGGGCAAATAAACTTTTTAAGATAATATACAAATGCCGCATTCCGTCCCGCCAGGGGCGCAAGTACGGCGTGTGGGAAGGGTGCGCCCGGCGCAGCGCAATCGGCACTTCCAAATAGCGCAGGTTCTGTTTGGCTGCGGCAATCAGCATTTCGCTGGCGTATTCCATCCCCGGCTGTTTTAAGCCAAGCGGCGCATAAATCTTCCGCAAAAATGCCCGCATGCCGCCATTGCAGTCATACACCGCGATTCCGTAAAACCAGCGAATCAGGGCCGAGAGCACGGGCGTTCCAAAATAGCGATTCATCCAAGGCATGGAGCCTTTTTCCTGCGTGTTATTTAAGCGGTTTCCCAAGACAAAATCCTGCTTGCCCTGTAAAATGGGAGTTACGAGTTTGGGAATATCGTAAAACGGGTAAGAACAGTCCGCATCTCCAAAAAGCACCACCTCGCCGCGGGCGGCCAAAATGCCGCCGTTTACGGCGGCGCCGTATCCGCGCCGAGCTACCGGCACCACGCGGGCCCCAAAAGAGCGGGCCACTTGCGCACTGCCGTCTGTAGACCGGTTATCCGCAACGATAATTTCATAAGGAATATGCATCTTATCAGCGGTTTGCTTAATTTCCCGCAAGCACACGGCAAGAGACTGCTCTTCGTTTAGACAAGGCAGCACCACGCTTAAAATAGGGTTAGAAGATGTAAGAGGCATCGTTAAGTTAAGCATATAAAAAGAGAGGGTAGGACGTAAATTTTCTTTTGGAAACGAAATAAAGATAACATCTTTACCCCGTTTTAATTTTCGCTCCCAACTAAACGGGGCTAAGCTATTTTCCCCGATGCAAAATAGGAAAAACGGCCTTGTGACAGGCGCGCCCGGTGACACGACTCTTTCTAAAAAACCGCACGGAAAAAGCCGCAAATTGCGAAAAAAAGAACTTGCCTTGGAGCAGACAAGTTCTTGAAAGGGGTATTTAACCTATCGTCTACTCCATGTAACAGGTCGTTCCGCTGACGCACATGGCAGAAGACACCGTATTGCTTCCCACAATGGTGCGGCACAGCGACACGGCATCGGCATTGGAAGGATCCACCACTCCGCACGCCCGGCGCCCATTGTTAATGCTTAAATAGATGCTGGTTCCCGCTAATACGGCCGTTGCGGGTTCGCGTTTGTTCTGTTCGCGGGTTCCCTGAATGAAAAATGTGTAATCTTTGGCCATAAAAGAATATCCCGTGGCGGTGTTTCCGTTTTTATCCGTAAACGCTACCGACAGTTCTTCAAACGGATAGCGCTGCCCTTTGGTACCATTGTCCATATTGGCCAACTGTTCAGCAGTATTAATCGATTTAAGAATTTGGTAGGCATTGGCCGCGCGGGCTTTGACTACCGCTTTTTCGTACTGAGGCAATGCTACGCTGGACAAAATACCGATAATCAACACCACAACCAACAGCTCAATTAACGTAAAACCTTTATTTTGCATTCGTTTCTCCTTATACCAACGTATGATTTAGTATAGAAATTTTAGCATTGAACCGCAAGAGCTTCTATGCTTGCAAACAAATTTTACCTCTTCCGCAGCCCAAAATAGCACCCAAACGTATGGCAAACAACCCCTGTCGGTATCCAAACGGACGCCACTCTTTATTTCAGCTCCAAGCGCACAAAGGAACATAATTTTTCCAAACAGGCCTTTCGCACTCCGCCGCGTAACAAAACGCCGAACAAGCGCCTTTTAGCATCCAAAGCACCCATTTGGCGGGCCAAATTCAGGTATTGTTTAAATGTCATTTTATCGTGTTCGCACACGCACCAGTCGCGCCAGCCGGTTTTTAAACGGTGAAAAGCGTTTAAAATATAGGCCCACCTCAGCTTTCGGCCCCCTTGGGACATTTCTCTTTTATGGCACAAATCCAGTTCAATCCACTCCCGGGCGCGGGGACCGGTAGCAAAAGTTAAACTGTCCTGTTGGGGATGAATGCGGCATTTTACAAAGGGAAACTGCAATACGGCCGCCTCGCCGCCGTGGCACACACCCAGCATAAACGGCACATCGTTTACTTTGCCGTAGCGGGCAAAATCAGGCGCGGGGGCCGTTTTAAAAAATTCCGTCTTATAACTGCTGGAACTAAACGCAAAAGGCTCCCCGGTAAAAATATAGGCCGAAAATTCAGCCCGCTTTAATAATACCAGCTGCGTATGATAGTCCGCCGTAAAAGGGCGGGCGTCCCATTCTCCGGCCGCACTTACAGCCACCTGCAGCTTAGTAAACCGGTTATAGCACTTAAGCAATGTTTCCAAATAGGCGGGATGCACCCAATCGTCATCGTGGGCTAGTACGGTAATGGATCGCGAGGCCAATTCCTGGCAGCGGCGCACACAGCCGTATACATTTAAACTTTGCGGTTCTAAAATAAGCTCTACCCCGCGGCCCGCATATTCTTTGGCCACCTGCAGTACCTCCGGAGTAGGGGCGTTGGCCAATAGTGCCAGCCGAAAGCCGCCAACCGTTTGCCGCAGGTAACTATCCAACGCCTCCCGCAAAAAGGCGGGGCGGTCGTGGGCGAAAAGGAAAACTTCCACATCCCGGGGGGTATACATATTTACTTTCCTTGCTGGGCTTCTTGTTTTTTAAACTGCATGGAATACAGGGCGTAGTAGGCGCCATGCAGTTTTAAAAGCTCTTCGTGCGTGCCTTCTTCCGCGATTTTTCCGTCGTTAATCACCACGATTTTATCTGCATTTTGAATGGTGCTTAAGCGGTGGGCAATGACAATCACGGTGCGGTTTTTCATCAAATTGTCCAACGCTTCCTGCACCACCCGCTCCGACTTATTGTCCAAAGCGCTGGTGGCTTCGTCCAAAATAACGATGGGCGCGTTTTTGACAAACGCGCGGGCAATGGCCAAGCGCTGTTTCTGCCCGCCGGAAAGCAAAATGCCCCGTTCCCCGATCTGCGTGTCTAATTTTTGAGGAAGGCCCTTTACGAAATCGTCCAAGCACGAACTTTTAAGCGCCTGCCAAATGGTTTCTTCGGACGCTTGCCCGTTGCCAAGCAGGATATTTTCCCGCACGGTGCCGGAGAACAAAAAGTTATCTTGGAACACCATGGCGATATTCTTGCGAAGGGATTTTTGGGAAATATCCCGAATATCGGAACCGTCAATTTTAATGGCGCCTTTTTTAATATCATACAACCGGGGCAACAAGGCGGAAATCGTCGTTTTTCCCCCGCCGGAATTGCCCACCAAGGCCAGCGTATGCCCCACGGGAATTTCCAAGTTAATGTCATGCAGCACTTCCCGTCCCGGGACGTACTCAAAATACACGTGCTCAAAGGTAATGTTTTTGGATACGGTCTTTAATTCTTTTGGCTCGGCATGGTCTTTTATTTTGGGCTGCAAATCCAAAATGTTAAAAATACGGTCTATCGCCAGGAACGACTGCTGCATGGAAATATAATTGTTCCCCACCGACTTAAGCGGCGTGTAGAGCATCATTAGCGCCGCAATAAACGCCACAAAGTTGCCGCTGGTAATCGCCCCGCTGACGATTAAATAGCTGCCAAACCCGATCACCAACGCAATCCCGATAGACATAATCACATGCATCAGCGGCGACAGCCAGTTCGTTCCCTTGATCAGTTTCATCGCCAGCGAAAAGCGCATATCGGTCAAATCGCGAAAGCGGCCGCGGAATTCGTCTTCCAGCGTAAAGGAACGGATGGTTTTGTTCCCGGCGAAAGTTTCGTTGTAAATCGTCATCACGTAAGACAAATTTCCGACGGTTTTTGTCATAATTTCTTTCATTTTTTTACGTACGACAGACATCGGGTAGAGGAAAAAAATCAGCACCGCAATGGCGATAATAGCCAACTGCCAGGAGTTATAAATTAACACAAATACCAAGGAAATGGAGGAAAAACTTTTGGATAAAAACTGTTTTAAATTGTCTATAAGGCCGTTGGAGGCGGTTTCGGCATCGTTGGAGTAGCGCATGAGAATGGTGCCCGAGTTATTGCGGTCAAAATAGGACGTATCCATGGAAAGCAGCTTGTCGTACAATTTGCGCTTTACGCCAATGGTAATTTTATTGGCCACCCACGTGTTGAGGTAATTGGAAGCATAAATCAGCGTGCCCTGCACAATGGTAAACCCCACAATTAAGAAGGGAATCATCGCCGAGAAATGTGGCTGTTTATCCACCATGACCTTATCCATAAACGGCTTTAAAAACATCGCCACTACGCCGTCCAGCGCGCCTACGGGAATGGTCAGCAAGACCCCCAATACGGCCCGGCCCCAATACGGCTTTACATACGGCCACATCCGCATAAAGTTTTTAACGAGTGCATTTTGTTTAACTAACTGTTTCGTGTCTATTTTCATACCGGCAAATCAAATTTTCTTTATCTAAACCTCTACACTAAGACGCCTTTCGGCCGTCCGTGCGGCCTAGTTGGCCGCTTTTCAAACTGTAGCAATTTTAAGGCTCTCTTTGGCGCTTTTCGCTTGCACGGAAAAGGCCAAAGAGAGCGAAAACGTTTTTCCCCGCTGCTAGTCGCACTTGCGGCCAATGCAGTGATATTCAAAATCCGCCTCTTGGGCATCCTCGCACGAAAGCATATTGCGCAAGTCAAATATCACCTTTCGGTTCATCCGTTTGGCAAGCTCGTCAAAGTCCGGTGCCGAAAATTCCGGCCATTCCGTTAAAATCACCAGCACGTCCGCCCCTTTTACTGCCTCATACATTCCGGAAGCATAGCTGATTTTGTCTCCCAAAATAGCTTTGGCCGTATCCATGGCTTTGGGGTCATACGCCGTAATAGAAAGTGCTTTTTGAAGCAATTCCCGGATAATATCCATTGCCGGGCTTTGGCGGCAATCGTCAGTGCCGTTTTTAAACGCCAGGCCCCAAACGGCTACTTTGGGATTTTTCAAATCTTTCAGCGATTGGTACACCCGATCGGCCATTTCTTTCTTCCGTTTTTGGTTGCCGGCGATGGTCGTTTCAATTAACTCCATCCGCACGCCCACCTTATTGGCCATATGCGCCATGGCCATCGTATCCTTCGGGAAACAGCTTCCGCCAAATCCGATTCCGGCATTTAAAAAGCGGTTGCCGATCCGTTTATCCATCCCCATCCCTTTGGCGACTTCCGCCACATTGGCGCCGGATTTCTCGCAGAAATTGGCGATTTCGTTGATATAATGAATTTTCATCGCCAAGAAGGCATTGGACGCGTATTTGATGGTCTCGCTGGATTTGCGGGAGACAACCAAAAGCGGCGTTTTTTCTTTAAACGGCTCGTATAATTTGCTGATTAGGCTAATGGCTCTTTCGGAATGGGTGCCCAAGATAATACGGTCGGGATTAAAAAAATCCTGCAAGGCAAATCCCTCCCGCAAAAATTCCGGCAGGGATACCACGTCAAAATCGGCGGCGGGATTTTTGGAGGCGATAATTTTTTCCACCGCGTCTCCCGTGCCTACCGGAACGGTAGATTTGTTGGCAATCACGGTATATCCCGTTAAATAATCTGCCAGTTCGGTGGCGGCCGCATAAATATACTGCAAATCGGCTTCGTGGGTAATCGGATCCGGCGGCGTGCCTACGGCGATAATGACCAAATCCGCTTCCTGCACGGCCTCTTTCATAGAGGTGGTAAAGCGCAGGCGGCCCTGTTCCGTATTGGCTTTAAACAAATCGGCAAGTCCATTTTCATAAAGGGTCAGTTTACCTTTGTTTAACGCTTCAATTTTGGCTTTGTTATTATCTACACACACTACCGTATGCCCCAGTTCGGCAAACCCCACTCCGCTGGGCAACCCCACATATCCCGTACCAATAATTCCTATTTTCATATTGTTTTCCTTGGATTAATAACCTTTTATAAGTTTTTGCCAACAGCCCCGCAGGGCCGCTTATCTCCATTACAAATACTGTACAAATTCCATCGATTGGCTGAAAATTAAAAATTGGGATTTGGCTCCGTTGCGCTGTTGCGTGGCGAACACAATTCCGTTCTCCGCCAAACGCGCTTTCGTCTGCTCAATGGTTTTTTGCTCTCCGGCCCGTTCGGCATCGTCAAAGATAATAATAAAATCTTCAGCCAAGTTTTGCGGAACCAAATCCACGATGTTTGAACGCGGGAAATTCTTTCCCCCGCCTACGGGGCCGTCTACAATAATTAAATTATATTTGGTATTCCCCGTAACTTTCGCTATATCTTTGTATTTATCATTCGGTTTTCCTTCAAAGTCAAAATACTCCAATTCCAAATGATGCACATGAATATGCTCAGAATGCGGAAGTTCCGGCGTATAGAGATCAATCCAATTTTGGTTATGCTCGCACACGTCCAGCGTGGCGGCCGGATTTTTATACGCCACATACTGCGAGGTTAGGCGCGTAGTCTGCCCCAAGCCCATTTCTAAAATATATCGGGGCGAGACTTTGTCCAAGATGCGGAACAGCGTATAGATAAAGCTATAATTGGCCGCCCAGCCGTACAAAGAAAAGTTTTTGTCTTTTAACCACAGGCTATGCCGGGTGCTGTCGTGCAGCAAATCCGCAAAGTTCAGCTCGTGGTATTGCCGGAGCGATTTATCCTGCAGCGTGCGAAGTTGCTTTTGCAATTCCGCCTGCGTTTTTTGCTCCGCTTTATTGAGTGCCTCCAGCGAGAGGTAGAGATTTCCCGTTTTTTGCAGGCCTTCCTCCTGCTGTTTGCGCAGCGCCGCCGAAACGGACGACAAAAGCTCCGACTGGGCACCAGCCGCCTCCGCAATCCGCTGCGTAAGTTCTTCCTCGGTCTGTTTTAAGTGTTGGGCTTCGGCCACGTCAATGCCTTTTAAATGCTGCAAGGTGTTCTCGCCGGAAGCCAGCAGCGTTTGCATATCCGCCAATTGCTCGTCTTGCTTTTGAAATAATTCCCGCATTTGCTGGGACAATTGTTTAGACGCCTGCTGCAGGCGTTCGTTTTTGGCTACGTCCATATTGCGCAAATAACGCAAATCCACTTGCGTATCGGCCACAAATTTGGAAAGCATCTGCTTCATCTCTTGGTTATGCTTCCGCTGTTTTTTAAGTTCTACCGACGTAATAGCCGCCAAGCGGTTTACTTTTTTCTCCGTTACCAACTGCGAAAGCAGCGCATCCTGCGCATTGGACAACTGTTTATTTACGGTAGGGAACGCTTCGTAGGTTTGCTTAATCCAGAGTTTAGCCTGCTGCACTTCGTGCTGAACGACCGTTAACTGCGAAGCCAAGGCCGCATAACGCTGTTCCAAGGCGTTATTTTTGCCGGAAGCCGCCTGCACGGCCTGCAAAAGCGCTTGCT
The DNA window shown above is from Elusimicrobium sp. An273 and carries:
- a CDS encoding aryl-sulfate sulfotransferase produces the protein MKKRTKLFLGVLILAALAAWVVCHSSPRFILNPSGRTPLSGVYKLPFTNQSPLTVTVAGQRNDADITHTFPAGYGRAFPIHGLYPQAQNKITVRYQGKTQEFTVPLPEIRVNGGFVPPAQVVTIEKDPSQKKTDDIYFISASIGEKHPNLSWVILGYSRNGNLRYLNIDDKPRLNELQRIVPEGKEMMLITDIGSETLLGQRRLDLSGKNKIGHHDRVKKGDHFISLANSKWGVEDRVLELDAKGHIVRDLSAGELVRKAVGANPSPAEREMLNRVVFDEHNIYITKKNTPQAIDWAHINSIVYDEKTDMLYCSFRNLGVLAVKYTPWELVWWMVTDKLDFLPPDDPTAKHRRFLDALASLQAYRVRGDGLTDGPKHHHALFLWPDGTLGLFDNRGYAGNKSRYVEYKISGGHGKWTAKKTYEYFDPTLTNNDYTSDIDVLPNGNLLILYGMEQVVVEVDKNTKEKRYQLNFALPTEMIYRVDKMPFYPTPGREYPKEHKF
- a CDS encoding glycosyltransferase family 39 protein; protein product: MKKYLSLHLPSVLLLLLLMLLGGLYSVWLGIDVNFDLLNYHLYNPYALLNGKIGQDVFAAGVHSALNPLPDVYLYGLFSAFFNSPKWIGFFMGLPYGVLIWLVYRLARDVFSRTQYPKTYAAVAAFIGCSAAGIMSQVGTSTNEIPLAVFHILAFWLLLRAVQQPQKTYGVYMAALLSGATAGLKLTGASCCVALTAVLLVYLTRFKKPGKVFMLYALCGILGFLLTNGYFMWQNFTLYGNPVFPYYNTVFHSPYFDNVNVTETRFFPTTWAQWLFYPFFWAFAPGTYVSEAPVQDSRLALFLAALAGWGILIAKNKLGGVKKEAAVSVAVYSGVGYVVWLVQFSILRYAAVLEALCGLVVVGVCAAIHKTRWGGYAALLCVGISMWGYQAPDWHHEMFLEQAVIFDKKPKIEDNSLVFFMHLPSSYLAPLLNPKAVYMGGFLSKPEEYPEQFRRQAAQRNNISAQYYRFRFEELQRDKIARHQGPIYIVSVDWPMIVNPATLARFGLKGKREDCQRFVTNFTVYSKDLAICRVQKIDE
- a CDS encoding glycosyltransferase family 2 protein, which encodes MLNLTMPLTSSNPILSVVLPCLNEEQSLAVCLREIKQTADKMHIPYEIIVADNRSTDGSAQVARSFGARVVPVARRGYGAAVNGGILAARGEVVLFGDADCSYPFYDIPKLVTPILQGKQDFVLGNRLNNTQEKGSMPWMNRYFGTPVLSALIRWFYGIAVYDCNGGMRAFLRKIYAPLGLKQPGMEYASEMLIAAAKQNLRYLEVPIALRRAHPSHTPYLRPWRDGMRHLYIILKSLFAR
- a CDS encoding type IV pilin protein, with translation MQNKGFTLIELLVVVLIIGILSSVALPQYEKAVVKARAANAYQILKSINTAEQLANMDNGTKGQRYPFEELSVAFTDKNGNTATGYSFMAKDYTFFIQGTREQNKREPATAVLAGTSIYLSINNGRRACGVVDPSNADAVSLCRTIVGSNTVSSAMCVSGTTCYME
- a CDS encoding glycosyltransferase family 2 protein produces the protein MYTPRDVEVFLFAHDRPAFLREALDSYLRQTVGGFRLALLANAPTPEVLQVAKEYAGRGVELILEPQSLNVYGCVRRCQELASRSITVLAHDDDWVHPAYLETLLKCYNRFTKLQVAVSAAGEWDARPFTADYHTQLVLLKRAEFSAYIFTGEPFAFSSSSYKTEFFKTAPAPDFARYGKVNDVPFMLGVCHGGEAAVLQFPFVKCRIHPQQDSLTFATGPRAREWIELDLCHKREMSQGGRKLRWAYILNAFHRLKTGWRDWCVCEHDKMTFKQYLNLARQMGALDAKRRLFGVLLRGGVRKACLEKLCSFVRLELK
- a CDS encoding ABC transporter ATP-binding protein, coding for MKIDTKQLVKQNALVKNFMRMWPYVKPYWGRAVLGVLLTIPVGALDGVVAMFLKPFMDKVMVDKQPHFSAMIPFLIVGFTIVQGTLIYASNYLNTWVANKITIGVKRKLYDKLLSMDTSYFDRNNSGTILMRYSNDAETASNGLIDNLKQFLSKSFSSISLVFVLIYNSWQLAIIAIAVLIFFLYPMSVVRKKMKEIMTKTVGNLSYVMTIYNETFAGNKTIRSFTLEDEFRGRFRDLTDMRFSLAMKLIKGTNWLSPLMHVIMSIGIALVIGFGSYLIVSGAITSGNFVAFIAALMMLYTPLKSVGNNYISMQQSFLAIDRIFNILDLQPKIKDHAEPKELKTVSKNITFEHVYFEYVPGREVLHDINLEIPVGHTLALVGNSGGGKTTISALLPRLYDIKKGAIKIDGSDIRDISQKSLRKNIAMVFQDNFLFSGTVRENILLGNGQASEETIWQALKSSCLDDFVKGLPQKLDTQIGERGILLSGGQKQRLAIARAFVKNAPIVILDEATSALDNKSERVVQEALDNLMKNRTVIVIAHRLSTIQNADKIVVINDGKIAEEGTHEELLKLHGAYYALYSMQFKKQEAQQGK
- a CDS encoding UDP-glucose dehydrogenase family protein, with product MKIGIIGTGYVGLPSGVGFAELGHTVVCVDNNKAKIEALNKGKLTLYENGLADLFKANTEQGRLRFTTSMKEAVQEADLVIIAVGTPPDPITHEADLQYIYAAATELADYLTGYTVIANKSTVPVGTGDAVEKIIASKNPAADFDVVSLPEFLREGFALQDFFNPDRIILGTHSERAISLISKLYEPFKEKTPLLVVSRKSSETIKYASNAFLAMKIHYINEIANFCEKSGANVAEVAKGMGMDKRIGNRFLNAGIGFGGSCFPKDTMAMAHMANKVGVRMELIETTIAGNQKRKKEMADRVYQSLKDLKNPKVAVWGLAFKNGTDDCRQSPAMDIIRELLQKALSITAYDPKAMDTAKAILGDKISYASGMYEAVKGADVLVILTEWPEFSAPDFDELAKRMNRKVIFDLRNMLSCEDAQEADFEYHCIGRKCD